One genomic segment of Aquipluma nitroreducens includes these proteins:
- a CDS encoding PAS domain S-box protein has product MDIEAQNHQLRLEIEALQEKIASLKESEERYRLISSVSTDYTFSTKVMPDGSLNLNWVAGAFESISGYSLEEFKARGGWRASIHPDDYPIDDKDLARLRNNQSTESQIRTINRDGKIVWVQVFAHPLWSNEKNRLVGIYGAVKNITDRKNAEENLIKSELQFRSLVENIHEMVTILDFKGKPTYTSPAVERITGFSLEELQQMDGFCLIHPDELEDAKKTFEFLKNNPGVQTTRINRLLHKDGHWIWAEGTLINLINNENINAIVSNYRDITERLTLEKHLKDYNERLKLILENAPIAIWDWNLETDQWYATSKYYTMLGYEPETGYPDRIIWINRIHPDDRKVVEKKITSVLDHENDEYSYEARMLHADGSYRWQAVIGNAIERNKENKLIRMLGVRIDINERKLAEELVMNSEKRLRDFLEKINLIAVILDINGKVIFCNDYLLNLTGYSSAEMIGADWFDLMIPNDHPDVKKMFLNSLKEGKILSRIENPIVTKDGQIRDIVWSNAVQHDSNSHILGASSIGEDITDQKLAQKTILSKDRLLHLTGEMAKVGGWEFETKTMKGTWTNEVAKIHALDPEGESNVAFGLSFYDSESRILIENAIDRAISNKESYDLTLKMTDANSVKKWVRTIGIPVVEEGKVVRLQGTFQDISELKKAEDDLRLLNAELEQRVLDRTKELETSNTELARMNRLFVGRELRMVELKRQIKELEEKHQTNNS; this is encoded by the coding sequence ATGGATATAGAAGCACAAAACCATCAACTAAGACTTGAAATTGAGGCGCTGCAAGAGAAAATAGCTTCTTTAAAAGAAAGTGAAGAACGCTATCGGTTAATTTCAAGTGTTTCAACCGATTATACTTTTTCAACTAAAGTAATGCCTGATGGATCACTTAACCTGAATTGGGTTGCTGGGGCCTTCGAATCCATCTCTGGTTATTCGCTCGAAGAATTTAAAGCCCGTGGTGGATGGCGTGCCTCAATTCATCCTGATGACTATCCTATCGATGATAAAGACTTAGCCCGACTTCGGAATAATCAGAGTACAGAAAGTCAAATCAGAACAATTAATCGGGATGGAAAAATTGTATGGGTCCAGGTATTTGCCCATCCACTCTGGAGCAATGAAAAGAATAGACTGGTTGGAATATACGGAGCTGTAAAAAATATAACTGATCGAAAGAATGCTGAAGAAAATCTAATTAAATCTGAATTGCAATTTCGTTCCCTGGTTGAAAACATTCACGAAATGGTTACCATTCTTGATTTTAAGGGGAAACCCACTTATACCAGCCCAGCTGTTGAGCGAATAACTGGTTTTTCGTTAGAAGAATTGCAGCAAATGGATGGGTTTTGCTTAATTCATCCAGACGAATTGGAAGACGCAAAAAAAACCTTCGAGTTTCTGAAAAATAATCCCGGAGTTCAAACAACTCGAATCAATCGATTATTACATAAAGATGGGCATTGGATTTGGGCCGAAGGAACCTTAATCAATTTAATAAATAACGAAAATATTAATGCCATTGTAAGTAATTACCGCGATATAACCGAACGACTTACTCTTGAAAAACACCTAAAGGATTATAACGAACGACTAAAACTTATATTGGAAAACGCGCCAATTGCCATATGGGATTGGAATCTGGAAACGGATCAATGGTATGCGACCTCAAAATACTACACGATGCTAGGATATGAGCCTGAAACAGGTTATCCGGATCGAATCATCTGGATAAACCGAATTCATCCAGATGACCGTAAAGTGGTTGAAAAAAAAATTACTTCAGTACTTGATCACGAAAATGATGAATACAGTTACGAGGCCAGGATGTTGCATGCAGACGGAAGCTACCGTTGGCAAGCAGTTATTGGTAACGCAATCGAAAGAAACAAAGAAAATAAGCTTATCCGAATGCTGGGGGTTAGAATCGACATTAATGAAAGAAAACTTGCTGAGGAGTTGGTTATGAATTCGGAAAAGCGCTTAAGAGACTTTTTGGAAAAAATTAATCTGATCGCTGTTATACTCGACATCAATGGAAAAGTAATCTTTTGTAATGATTATCTGCTAAATCTTACAGGCTATTCATCGGCAGAGATGATTGGAGCCGATTGGTTCGACCTTATGATTCCGAATGACCATCCAGATGTTAAGAAAATGTTTTTGAACAGCCTGAAAGAAGGTAAGATTCTGTCACGTATAGAGAATCCAATTGTCACCAAAGATGGACAAATACGTGATATTGTCTGGAGTAACGCCGTACAACACGATTCCAATAGTCATATTTTAGGTGCATCAAGCATTGGCGAAGATATTACCGATCAAAAACTCGCTCAAAAAACTATTTTAAGTAAAGACAGATTATTACACTTGACTGGCGAAATGGCTAAAGTGGGCGGATGGGAATTTGAAACAAAAACCATGAAAGGAACATGGACTAATGAAGTGGCAAAAATTCACGCTCTCGATCCTGAAGGTGAATCGAATGTAGCTTTCGGATTAAGCTTCTATGATTCGGAGTCACGCATATTAATTGAAAATGCTATTGATAGAGCGATTTCCAATAAGGAATCATATGATCTGACGTTAAAGATGACCGATGCCAATAGTGTTAAAAAATGGGTACGAACAATAGGAATCCCAGTCGTTGAAGAGGGCAAAGTTGTAAGACTCCAAGGTACGTTTCAAGACATCTCCGAACTTAAAAAAGCAGAAGACGATCTACGGTTACTTAATGCAGAGCTTGAGCAAAGGGTATTGGATAGAACAAAAGAACTTGAGACCTCAAATACAGAGCTTGCCCGAATGAACAGACTTTTTGTAGGCCGTGAACTTCGAATGGTAGAGCTAAAGCGCCAAATTAAAGAGCTGGAAGAAAAACACCAAACAAACAATTCATAA
- a CDS encoding PAS domain S-box protein, with translation MKESTIIELVQNISILLAFSMLYDYFWSRKERLKNIYFKFSSGIILGIIGIVLILSPWHFLSGIIFDTRSVMLSTAGLFFGPIPTITAMIITASYRLFIGGNGVIMGTAVILSSGTLGLLWAHFRPNWKKNKYAELISLGILVHLVMLSFTLLLPSDLIWNTLTNIALPVIFLYPLASLILGVLMLHQAENSENKKAIKDSETRFRTIIEQATDSMYLSDLDGNIIDCNQQAYKCMGYTRDELLKLKITALDDQFSTHQEVKLFFDNIKLNEKLVFESVHRGKNGNTFPVEVSTSLIELNGSLNIIGFVRNISERKKNEEKIIRMGHHYKALIEKAPDGIVLIDVARECKFMSPSACKMFGYSNIDDITGSFDRFIHPDDLTFVLSHLENIQLNSSIVPTIQFRLKGRNSQCQWVESTFSNLLADPSVEAIVINFRDISDRKLADEEIKKLNEELELKVAERTDELKKRSKELIENEVALLNLVEDLNIKSEELQISAKQLEATNKELEAFSYSVSHDLRAPLRAINGFVSILLEDYHQVLDDEGKRICLIIHSNAVKMGQLIDDLLSFSRLIRSELHNSTIDMQSLVGTLIAEFQSSKELNPNVISLQELPQSTGDSNLIKQVWTNLISNAIKYSSKTTNPQITIGANTAENETIYFIKDNGVGFSMNYIHKLFGVFQRLHSVNEFEGTGVGLAIVQRIVTRHGGRVWAEGEIGKGATFYFSLPKSTSKK, from the coding sequence ATGAAAGAATCGACAATTATTGAATTGGTTCAAAACATTTCAATACTACTTGCTTTCAGCATGTTATATGATTACTTCTGGTCCAGAAAAGAAAGATTGAAGAATATTTATTTTAAATTTTCCTCAGGGATTATTCTGGGAATTATTGGTATTGTTCTGATTTTAAGCCCTTGGCATTTTTTATCTGGAATAATTTTCGATACTCGCTCTGTAATGCTTTCAACTGCGGGACTTTTCTTTGGCCCAATTCCGACTATTACGGCAATGATAATCACCGCATCATACCGATTGTTTATTGGAGGGAATGGGGTAATCATGGGAACTGCTGTTATTTTAAGCTCTGGAACATTAGGTCTTCTTTGGGCCCATTTCAGACCAAACTGGAAAAAAAATAAATATGCCGAACTAATCTCTTTAGGCATTTTAGTGCATTTGGTTATGCTTTCATTTACATTACTGTTACCATCTGATTTAATATGGAATACGCTAACAAACATCGCGCTGCCAGTTATTTTTCTTTATCCGCTCGCGTCTCTAATCCTGGGAGTTCTGATGTTACATCAGGCAGAAAATTCAGAAAACAAAAAGGCCATAAAAGACAGCGAAACACGTTTTAGGACCATTATTGAGCAAGCCACTGATTCAATGTATTTATCTGACCTGGATGGAAATATAATCGACTGCAACCAACAGGCCTATAAATGTATGGGGTATACCCGCGATGAGCTGTTAAAATTAAAAATTACAGCGCTGGATGACCAATTCTCAACCCATCAAGAAGTTAAGCTTTTTTTTGACAACATCAAACTAAACGAAAAACTAGTTTTCGAATCAGTACACCGGGGTAAAAACGGAAATACATTTCCGGTAGAAGTTAGCACTAGTCTAATTGAATTGAATGGTTCACTAAATATAATTGGATTTGTACGCAACATTTCGGAGCGTAAAAAAAACGAAGAGAAAATTATACGAATGGGGCATCATTATAAAGCTTTAATTGAGAAGGCTCCTGATGGAATTGTATTGATAGATGTTGCCAGAGAGTGCAAATTTATGAGCCCTTCTGCCTGTAAAATGTTTGGGTATTCAAATATAGATGACATCACAGGAAGTTTTGACCGTTTTATCCATCCTGATGACTTAACTTTCGTTTTATCCCATCTTGAAAATATTCAATTAAACTCATCGATAGTGCCAACAATTCAATTCCGGTTGAAAGGCAGAAACAGTCAATGCCAGTGGGTTGAAAGCACATTTAGCAATTTACTTGCCGATCCAAGTGTTGAAGCCATTGTTATTAATTTCAGGGATATAAGCGATCGCAAACTCGCCGATGAAGAAATAAAAAAGTTAAATGAAGAACTTGAACTAAAAGTAGCTGAAAGAACTGATGAACTAAAAAAACGAAGCAAAGAGCTAATTGAAAATGAGGTAGCTCTGTTAAATCTGGTAGAAGATCTTAACATTAAATCAGAAGAACTTCAAATAAGCGCCAAACAACTTGAGGCAACAAACAAGGAACTCGAAGCTTTCAGCTATTCGGTATCCCACGATTTAAGAGCTCCTTTGCGCGCCATTAATGGTTTTGTAAGTATTTTACTCGAAGATTACCATCAAGTACTTGATGATGAAGGAAAACGAATTTGTTTGATTATTCATTCGAATGCAGTCAAAATGGGTCAGCTCATTGACGACCTCCTTTCATTCTCAAGATTGATCAGGAGTGAATTACACAATTCCACTATCGATATGCAAAGTCTGGTTGGTACATTAATCGCAGAATTTCAGTCGTCAAAAGAATTGAATCCAAATGTCATTTCGTTGCAGGAACTTCCTCAATCGACTGGCGACTCCAATTTAATCAAGCAAGTTTGGACGAATTTAATATCGAATGCGATAAAATATTCTTCGAAAACAACAAATCCACAAATAACTATTGGAGCAAATACAGCTGAAAATGAAACAATTTACTTTATTAAAGACAACGGAGTTGGTTTTAGCATGAACTATATTCATAAACTTTTTGGCGTATTTCAGCGCTTACATAGCGTCAACGAATTTGAAGGAACAGGAGTTGGCTTAGCAATTGTGCAACGAATTGTTACCAGGCATGGAGGTCGTGTATGGGCTGAAGGCGAAATTGGCAAAGGAGCAACATTCTATTTCTCATTACCTAAAAGCACATCTAAAAAATAA
- a CDS encoding response regulator — protein sequence MENLNAVEILLVEDNPQDAELMIRALHKQKLANQIHVTEDGAEALDYLFCKGKYFDRDFSQSPKVIFLDLKLPKVSGLEVLQELKSNPLTKKLPVVVVTSSREDPDIKKAYELGVNSYVVKPVNFDDFFRAMSQIGLYWLLVNEVPK from the coding sequence ATGGAAAACCTTAATGCAGTAGAAATTCTTCTTGTAGAAGATAACCCTCAGGATGCTGAATTAATGATTCGTGCCCTTCACAAGCAAAAACTTGCGAACCAAATACACGTTACCGAAGATGGAGCGGAAGCCCTCGACTATCTGTTTTGTAAAGGGAAATACTTCGATCGGGATTTTTCACAATCGCCCAAGGTGATCTTTCTTGATCTCAAGCTTCCTAAAGTTAGCGGACTCGAAGTTCTTCAAGAGTTAAAATCGAATCCACTGACAAAAAAACTTCCTGTGGTTGTAGTCACTTCTTCACGCGAAGACCCTGATATAAAAAAAGCTTATGAATTAGGTGTTAACAGCTATGTCGTTAAACCAGTTAATTTCGATGATTTTTTTAGAGCCATGTCACAAATCGGTTTATATTGGCTTTTGGTTAACGAAGTGCCAAAATAA
- a CDS encoding PAS domain S-box protein encodes MDKFYQILLVEDEAQDAELNIREIKKVLPNSKFEITDNRNRYMDLLLSYRPDIILSDFNMPSFDGLSALKIAQEMCPHTPFIMVTGSINEDTAVECMKAGASDYVLKDSLKRLGSAIINALKQRDLGIEKFESEKRLIESEKSYYGLFNSVSEAIYIINARGEFIAINAGTEKMYGYSSEEVIGKTSEFLAANGLNDLKTISQQLKDVLATGIQQQFEFWGKRKNGDIFPNEVICNKGNYFGQEVVIATGRDITDRKEAEEKLKRERKLLRTLIDNLPVTIYVKDRECRKVIANRADLKIVGLKTEVEVLGKTDLETYGPEVGMRGFTDDKKVIDSGEAVLNREEDFWDENGIQRWLITSKIPLTEENGEIIGLVGIGRDITEQKLAQEKILKLSMGIEQSSATIVITDINGSIEYVNPAFTATSGWSEEEAISLNHQILKSGNMESAVYIDLWETISSGNVWRGELQNRKKDGSLYWEWATITSIKNDKGIITNYIAIKEDITERKKMQAELIQAKEKAEESDRLKSAFLANMSHEIRTPLNSIIGFSELLGDPSFDEQQKDEFRQTIVDNGNNLLFIISDIMDFSMLEAGQMKIRKELISVRKLLTELQNDFSKKAIQKGIEFRIALSQNTPDVQIESDLYRIRQIFNNLIGNALKFTLKGYIEIGYQVENNIVTFHTKDTGIGIDSAYHQSIFERFRQVDLAKTRKYGGNGLGLAISKNLVELLGGTIWVESEPDKFSNFIFTIPIKTEDL; translated from the coding sequence ATGGATAAATTCTATCAGATATTGCTTGTTGAAGATGAGGCACAAGATGCCGAACTCAACATTCGGGAGATAAAAAAGGTATTACCAAACAGTAAATTCGAAATCACAGATAACAGAAACAGATACATGGATCTCCTGTTATCCTACCGTCCGGATATTATCCTCTCTGATTTCAACATGCCATCATTCGATGGATTATCGGCACTGAAAATTGCTCAGGAAATGTGCCCACATACTCCATTCATCATGGTAACAGGCTCAATTAATGAGGATACGGCTGTTGAATGTATGAAAGCTGGAGCTTCGGACTACGTATTGAAAGATTCACTAAAACGACTTGGATCAGCAATAATTAATGCACTAAAGCAAAGAGATTTAGGCATAGAAAAATTTGAATCAGAAAAGCGACTTATTGAAAGCGAGAAAAGCTATTATGGATTATTCAATTCTGTTTCTGAGGCAATTTATATAATAAACGCCAGAGGCGAATTTATTGCAATAAATGCCGGAACTGAAAAAATGTATGGCTATTCATCAGAAGAAGTGATTGGCAAAACATCTGAATTTTTAGCTGCCAACGGATTAAATGACTTAAAAACGATATCGCAGCAGCTCAAGGATGTATTAGCTACTGGTATTCAACAACAATTCGAATTTTGGGGTAAGCGAAAAAATGGAGATATTTTTCCGAATGAAGTAATTTGCAACAAAGGAAACTATTTTGGACAAGAAGTGGTTATTGCCACTGGCAGAGATATTACTGATCGAAAAGAAGCCGAAGAAAAACTGAAAAGAGAGCGTAAATTACTCCGAACCTTAATAGATAATCTGCCGGTAACTATTTATGTAAAAGATCGCGAATGCAGAAAAGTGATTGCTAACAGGGCTGATTTGAAAATAGTTGGACTAAAGACTGAAGTAGAAGTATTAGGCAAAACAGATCTTGAAACCTATGGTCCTGAAGTTGGAATGAGAGGATTTACTGACGATAAAAAAGTAATTGACAGCGGAGAAGCCGTTTTGAACCGTGAAGAAGACTTTTGGGATGAGAATGGCATACAGCGCTGGTTAATTACTTCCAAGATTCCGCTTACCGAAGAAAATGGAGAAATAATCGGGTTAGTGGGAATTGGCCGCGATATCACGGAACAGAAACTGGCTCAGGAAAAAATTCTAAAACTTTCGATGGGAATTGAGCAAAGTTCAGCAACCATTGTAATTACCGATATAAATGGGAGCATTGAATATGTTAATCCTGCATTTACTGCAACATCTGGGTGGTCTGAAGAAGAAGCGATAAGCCTTAATCACCAGATACTTAAATCTGGGAATATGGAATCTGCTGTCTATATAGACCTTTGGGAAACGATTAGTTCAGGAAATGTTTGGCGAGGAGAGTTGCAGAATAGAAAAAAGGATGGATCGCTTTATTGGGAGTGGGCAACTATAACATCTATAAAAAATGATAAAGGAATAATAACGAACTACATAGCTATAAAAGAAGATATTACTGAACGTAAAAAAATGCAGGCAGAACTTATCCAGGCTAAAGAAAAGGCAGAAGAAAGCGACCGCCTGAAATCAGCATTTTTGGCTAATATGTCGCATGAGATACGAACACCTCTGAATAGCATTATTGGATTTTCAGAATTATTGGGAGATCCATCCTTTGATGAACAGCAGAAAGATGAATTTAGACAAACAATTGTAGACAATGGGAATAATTTATTGTTCATTATAAGTGATATCATGGATTTTTCAATGCTTGAGGCTGGACAAATGAAAATCCGTAAAGAGTTAATCTCAGTTAGAAAATTACTGACCGAATTACAGAATGATTTCAGCAAAAAAGCAATTCAAAAAGGAATTGAATTTCGCATTGCTCTATCGCAAAACACTCCCGACGTACAAATTGAAAGTGACTTATACCGCATCAGGCAAATTTTCAACAATCTGATAGGGAATGCATTAAAATTTACACTAAAAGGCTATATCGAAATAGGCTATCAAGTTGAAAACAATATTGTTACATTTCATACCAAAGACACAGGCATTGGAATTGATTCGGCATATCATCAGTCCATCTTCGAACGCTTTCGACAGGTCGATTTGGCTAAAACCCGAAAATATGGCGGAAATGGTTTAGGCTTGGCAATTTCTAAAAATCTGGTTGAACTGTTAGGGGGAACCATTTGGGTTGAATCTGAACCAGATAAATTTTCTAATTTCATTTTCACAATCCCAATTAAGACTGAAGATCTTTGA
- a CDS encoding DNA/RNA non-specific endonuclease produces MKFIFSFLLLISNVLLFAGSVDYLPVPSNDLVKHTYYTLSYNEKYEQANWVYYTLTDKMVNEGGEERSNKFKMDPMVPSGSAKSSDYTKSGYDRGHLCPAADMGFSPVSMQESFYMSNISPQAPDFNRGIWKELETDVRRWAKKEHKICVVAGPVFKDNKGTIRVDQVLVPGYFFKIIYEETDDPKMIAFVFPNRKSDRPVTDFAVTVDEAEKLTGFDFFSQLPDELENKLESRVDFSEWFDGQVSPQPIATKQLPVTEKTQESVKSDFQFYFVLILVILVVVIFVFIKGRSRR; encoded by the coding sequence GTGAAATTTATATTTTCATTTTTATTGCTGATTTCCAACGTTTTGTTGTTTGCCGGATCTGTCGATTATCTTCCTGTTCCTTCAAATGACTTGGTTAAACATACCTATTATACGCTCTCGTACAACGAAAAATACGAACAAGCTAATTGGGTTTATTATACATTGACCGATAAGATGGTTAATGAAGGCGGGGAGGAGAGAAGTAACAAATTTAAAATGGATCCGATGGTTCCTTCCGGATCTGCAAAATCTTCGGATTATACGAAAAGTGGTTACGATAGGGGACATCTTTGTCCGGCGGCAGATATGGGATTCAGTCCTGTCTCAATGCAAGAGAGTTTTTATATGTCGAATATTTCTCCTCAAGCTCCTGATTTTAATCGTGGCATTTGGAAAGAGCTTGAAACAGATGTCCGTAGGTGGGCCAAAAAGGAACACAAGATATGTGTTGTAGCAGGACCTGTTTTTAAAGACAACAAAGGTACTATTAGGGTAGATCAGGTGTTAGTTCCCGGATATTTCTTCAAGATAATTTATGAAGAGACTGATGATCCCAAAATGATTGCGTTTGTATTTCCGAACAGAAAAAGCGATCGACCCGTTACTGATTTTGCAGTGACTGTTGATGAAGCCGAAAAGTTAACCGGATTTGACTTTTTTTCACAACTTCCGGATGAGCTGGAGAATAAGCTTGAAAGTCGTGTTGATTTTTCTGAATGGTTTGACGGGCAGGTAAGCCCACAGCCAATTGCAACAAAGCAATTACCTGTAACAGAAAAAACTCAGGAATCGGTTAAGTCTGATTTTCAATTCTATTTTGTTTTGATTTTAGTGATTCTAGTAGTAGTTATTTTCGTATTCATTAAAGGTCGAAGTCGAAGGTAA
- a CDS encoding YkgJ family cysteine cluster protein produces the protein MTMENKHFSENERIFYSDGYRLAQSAIEEGLSNDTLFTAIESLYDAIDGLNDSIIALAERQNIKVACFKGCHWCCQQAVFANSYELHFLSEKIKKDFNPEDLTDVIAKTDAKYRITSNLSDDDILKYKAPCPLLHEGACSAYAARPMACRIYLSTKLQTCLEFYHHPENETNFPALIDLPLRAGQMMNEGFRAALKESGIETAEFRLEEGLRITLKNKQPNF, from the coding sequence ATGACAATGGAGAATAAGCATTTCAGCGAAAACGAACGGATTTTCTATTCTGATGGTTATCGTCTGGCACAATCAGCAATTGAGGAAGGGCTCTCGAATGATACTTTGTTTACGGCAATTGAATCGTTATACGATGCCATTGATGGTCTAAACGATTCAATCATTGCACTTGCTGAACGACAAAACATTAAAGTAGCATGCTTTAAGGGATGCCACTGGTGCTGTCAACAGGCTGTTTTCGCAAACTCCTACGAACTTCATTTCTTATCAGAAAAAATAAAGAAAGATTTTAATCCAGAAGATCTTACGGATGTAATTGCAAAAACAGACGCTAAATATCGGATAACATCAAACTTATCCGATGATGATATTTTGAAATACAAAGCTCCCTGCCCATTACTGCACGAAGGAGCATGTTCAGCATATGCAGCCAGGCCAATGGCATGTCGCATTTATCTCTCAACAAAACTGCAAACTTGTCTCGAATTTTATCATCACCCTGAAAATGAAACCAATTTCCCAGCATTGATTGATCTTCCATTACGTGCAGGTCAAATGATGAACGAAGGATTTAGGGCAGCATTAAAAGAGTCTGGTATTGAAACTGCTGAATTCAGGCTTGAGGAAGGGCTACGGATCACATTAAAAAACAAACAACCAAACTTCTGA
- a CDS encoding IS1634 family transposase: MYSVRKVKTKSGSVAVQVVRYVGHRSIVGKHIGSAKDQIEEAVLRQRALEWIDEQTAQLSLFPAQKQKLLVVDRGECIGVTHHFAFRFFMGCFDECGLSHLPRLLLDLAIMRLIEPASKLRSVELLGYYFGIKYSQRIYRNIPKLSAYKADIEQCAYRVAQQKFNEPFYFVLYDVTTLYFESFKADEFKIQGFSKDNKSQQPQIVIGLLVTQTGFPLSYQVFAGNTFEGKTMLPVVETFTSAHPQTRPIIVADAAMLDEERLAELREKKLSYIVGARLANAELGLVKQIHATLNGKHGAIARFPSRYGYLVCDFSLKRYKKELNELNKLVQKAEELVAKQSLKVKAQFVRKVTKEKIELNTTLIEKRRLLLGIKGYCTNLPEQQLSNQMVIDRYHQLWHIEQSFRMSKFDLQTRPIYHQKQEAIKAHVLICFVALIAEKYLEIITKLSLREIRFLVWNITETHIQDRLTKQTFVFRSPTKEIMNSQLANLITKWNLLPH; encoded by the coding sequence ATGTATTCAGTACGAAAAGTCAAAACTAAGTCGGGATCTGTTGCGGTTCAGGTTGTCAGGTATGTTGGTCACAGATCGATTGTAGGCAAACATATTGGTAGCGCCAAAGACCAGATAGAAGAGGCTGTTTTGAGGCAAAGGGCATTGGAATGGATCGATGAACAAACCGCCCAGTTATCGTTGTTCCCTGCCCAAAAACAAAAACTTTTAGTTGTAGACAGGGGCGAATGCATTGGGGTGACGCACCACTTTGCTTTTCGGTTCTTCATGGGCTGTTTCGATGAATGCGGTTTATCCCATCTTCCCCGCCTGTTGCTTGATCTGGCCATTATGCGCCTTATCGAGCCTGCTTCAAAACTCCGCTCTGTTGAACTGCTGGGATATTACTTCGGCATTAAATATTCTCAACGGATTTACCGCAATATTCCAAAGTTGTCAGCATACAAGGCAGATATTGAGCAATGTGCTTACAGGGTGGCACAACAGAAGTTCAATGAACCTTTCTATTTTGTGCTGTACGATGTTACCACATTGTATTTCGAGTCGTTTAAGGCCGATGAGTTTAAAATACAAGGGTTCTCAAAGGACAACAAGTCACAGCAACCCCAAATTGTCATCGGGCTGCTGGTAACACAAACAGGGTTTCCACTGTCGTATCAGGTTTTTGCAGGCAACACATTCGAAGGAAAGACAATGCTCCCGGTTGTGGAAACGTTTACCTCAGCCCACCCGCAGACACGGCCAATTATTGTAGCCGATGCCGCAATGCTGGATGAAGAAAGGCTTGCCGAACTCAGGGAAAAGAAACTATCGTACATTGTTGGTGCACGGCTGGCCAATGCGGAACTTGGATTGGTAAAACAAATCCATGCAACATTGAACGGGAAACACGGTGCCATAGCCCGCTTTCCATCGCGATACGGTTATTTGGTGTGCGATTTTTCACTCAAACGGTATAAAAAGGAATTGAACGAGCTAAACAAGCTTGTTCAAAAAGCCGAAGAGCTGGTGGCAAAGCAGTCACTGAAAGTGAAGGCTCAATTTGTCAGGAAGGTTACTAAAGAAAAAATAGAACTCAACACGACATTGATAGAAAAAAGGAGGCTGTTGCTTGGAATTAAGGGGTATTGCACCAACTTGCCCGAACAACAACTGTCCAACCAAATGGTCATAGACCGTTACCACCAGCTCTGGCACATTGAACAATCGTTCCGCATGAGTAAGTTTGATTTGCAAACCCGCCCAATATACCATCAAAAACAAGAAGCGATCAAGGCTCACGTACTGATTTGTTTTGTCGCTCTGATAGCAGAAAAATACCTGGAAATAATCACCAAATTATCATTGAGGGAAATCCGGTTCCTTGTCTGGAACATAACAGAAACCCATATTCAAGACCGATTGACCAAACAAACATTTGTCTTCCGATCCCCCACAAAGGAAATCATGAATAGCCAACTTGCAAACCTTATTACCAAATGGAATCTGCTACCGCACTAA